The genomic stretch CGAAGACTTGCTTGATTCACATTTGAGGATCATTGGTAAAAATCATCCAGGGTTTTTCTTTTTAATGGATTGGCCTATGAAGCTCAAACCATTTTACATTAGAGAAAAAGATGAAGATGCCACACTTTCACGTTCATTTGATTTACAATATGGATTTTTGGAACTATCATCAGGAGGCACAAGGCTCCATAATCCGGAGATGCTAAAAAATAGATTAAAGGAACAGGGATTAGACCCAGCCCAATTTGCAGACCATCTTAAAGCATTTGATTGGGGGATGCCTCCTCATTCAGGTTGGGGTATGGGATTAGACAGACTGATGACGACGTTGATTGGAATCGATAATGTACGTGAAGTAGTATTATATCCACGAGATCCAGATAGATTAAGTCCATAGGAGAGATAAAAGATGACATTATTTTGTAAACAATGTAATGAAAGAAGATTGCCAATAGTATTTGCAAAAGATAAGCCGCCATTATGGTTGTGCGATAAATGTGAGAATTTTGCAGACGGGGAAGACAATATTGTTAGAGAATTAACTAAAGAGGAAAAAGACGAAATGAAGAAAAAGTTAGACGATTTTGAAAAAAATACAGTACTAACAGGCGAAAAACTAAGCAGAAGAAAAGGCGTTAATTAAGAAAGAGATTCATTCAGATTTTTATGGAATGAAGATTTGGTAAAAATATGATTGAACAAAATGATGCAAAAAAAGTTGTAGAGGTAATAGGCAATAACCTAATTGGAGTGTCTCATGATTCTAACAGTTTTGCAAAGCTACCTGATTCGTTTTGGGGTTATTTTGCACGTGGTCATGATAAAAAAGGAACATTTGGAGTTATTGTTACATATTCAGAAGAAGGCAAAGATGTAGATGAATTAATTAAAATGTATGAAGAATGGGCAGCAAAAAACAAAACTAAAGAATCTCAGTAATCTATTTTGTTTCTTTGAGTAGTTTACGATAACCCTGACATTCTTTGCAGATAGGTTTTCCTTTATATTTTGGATTACCGTCAGAGATTTTTAAGGTCCCATTAGCAATTTTACAAATACAGCAAACAGCCATAGGATTTTGATATAAAATGCAATTAATAAAAATTGATAATTTAGAAAATAGATAAATTCAAAGAGACGGATCTATTGTAGTGTACAAATGTGATTTTTGTGGTTCATCATTTGGGGATAGAATTTGTTATTTCTGTGAAAAAAATTGCTGTACATCATGTATGACAGATGATAAAACACGCTGCAAAGATTGCTATATACAAAAACGAAAGCTTTCTCCAAGACAAGTCATAAAAAAGAACAAGCCAGTATTGATTTTTGTAGGGTTGTTATGGTTATATGCAGTTTTTCCAGGGCCACTCATCCCAGGACTAGATCCCAATTTTTATGCAATTTCTGTTGTTGCAGCAGTTTTAATCATGATTCCAATATGCCTTGCCATGTTTTTTTGGTCATTAAACCCACCAAAATCAGATTTAAAGAAAAGAAAAGACTAGAAACGTTACAAAACGAATTCATCTGTTTAAAAAAACAGATTTCAGATACAAGGAATTCAAGTAAAAGCAAAAAATCAATTTTTTTACACTTTTTGATCTTTATCAAAAATATTTCAATTCAAATCATGGATGCAAACGAGATAGCATTTTTGTGGATCGTTCAAAATCAGAAAAGAATTCATGAAGAATATATCAATAAGATCTCATGAGAGATTCTAGTTAGCACCAGATGGGAATTATGATCATGGTTAAATATCATTTTGACGTAATAGATATGACGAGAAACCGTTACTCTGCGTCGTAGAGTGATAGGTATGGAAAACACATCATGTTAGGAATACGTCCTTGATTCAAGGTGTTTTCCGTGTATCTCGTTGTTTTAAAATAATTTTTATAAATTATCAGTAAAAAGGCAAAGCCCCCCTTTTGTGCCTAAATAGTTGGTAATGACTAGGATTATGACGTGAGTTTGTTTGTTGGAGAATTGTTATAATCTAAAACAAAGTTTGTTTTTCAATGGTTTCCAAAATTACAATTATCATTTCCATAATAGCTCTTGTTCTTGGATTGCTAGTAATTTCTTCTCTTTCAAATATTTTATCTGAAAGAGAAGAGAAAGCAAATCAGTCTTTAGAAGAAACACTAACAGACATGGATGCAATCGTCAACAAGGCAATTATTCACTGCCAGACAGACGGTACAGGATGTGATAAAATAATGCCTCAGTGGTTGGAGGAATGTAATAAAACAGATCCACTAAAAGCAATTCCTTCATGTCATGATGGACGGATTGAACAATTAATTGAAAAAATGACCACCATGTCTGATGAATGTAAAGTTCTGAAGGAAATCATGGACAAAAATAGAGATGGTGCAAACAGCAATGATCCTCAAGCATTAGGAGAATTTGGTTTAGCAATGAATGATTACAATAAACTTGGTTGCCCATAATGCCCCTAACAGGTCAAAAAAATCACTATAACATAAAATTTCTCAAAGGCTACGGTCATTCCATCTCTGTAAAAGATTCCAAAATTATCCTCAAAGACAACCACGACCCGTTTTCAGAACCACAAATCGAATCATGGTATCCCAACAGAATGCCATATGAGAAGATAGTTCTTTCAGGAAATGGCTATGTCAGTACAGAAGCATTGGCAATACTATCTAAGAATAATCAAAATGTCATACTAGTTGATCCTCAGGGAAACCCGCAATGTTTCATGAGCGGAATTATGAGTTCCCTTACTGCAACAAACAACAGAATTGCACAATACGACACATTTAGAATTACAGAAAAAAGAAACTACCTTTCACGGCAAATAGTAAAGTCAAAAATTGAATCTCAAATCAGATTTCTAAAATTAACTGATTGTGATTTAGTCATACCAAGTATTGACAAACTAGATAAGCACTAGTCTTATTTACTTAGATCCAAGATTTTTTTATGTGGGCAAACATAAACAAAACAAAAAATCCAAGAAAATAAAATCAGAACCCAAATCTGAAAATAAAATACATTTGAATAAATCTAAAATTGAAAAGAAAATAAAAATTGGAATAATCATATCAATAATCCTTCTGAGCATAGGAGCAGTTTATGCATATTCTGGTGGGTTTAATACAATTCATCCTTATCTGGGCGATCGAGTACTTCTTGGAGGTTTTGCAGTTCAACAACACCCAGATAATCCTCCAGAGTTGGATATGCAAGTAGTTTTGAAAACAGATTCATTAAGTGCACAAAACCCAATAATCGTAGAAGCAAGACAATTTCCAAATGAAAATATCTTGAAATACAAACCAGACCCTTGGAACTATCTTCCAGAAAAACAATATGTGATTTTTCCATATGCTTTAAAATTCCCATTAGAACAACATCCAGAGGGTTTTAACAAACCTGCAATCATTGAATTAACAAAATCTAAAACCAATCGTGAATATTATGGAACAGGAAAAATTTTCTATGAACGTGGAGGAAATTATGGGTTCTTTTTTACAGGAAGTGATTCAATTAACGCCCATTCTGATGGATTTACCTCTTCATTTTCTATTGAGGAAGTAAATGCACGTGTTAAGGATATGACACGTTTTGATGTTGGAACAATTGAAGAAACCAATTCATTAAAAACTTACAATATTGCATTAGCAGGATTTTTCATTACTCTAGCTGGATTGGGGATAAAATACAAACAAAAAATCAATGAATCGGTTAGTTGGTTTGATTCAGAACTATCTAAGAATAAAAGATTAAGTTGGAAAAAAGTTGGGGTATTGTTTGGAATTACAGTTACTGTGATAATTGTTTCAATTTTAACATTTAATGGAACTATAGGTCCAGAGAAATATGTTCATGATGGGGTTTATGGAGATGATTATGTCAGTTTAACACATCAATACAAAATTACAAAATCGGGCAAAGAATGGTTTTTCATTAGAGATTTTTGGCATAATAGAGAGAGATTTGATTTTTCAATACCTAATTACAAAGTAATAGGCGGAGTACTAATACCTCATTCTATCGATGAAAAAATTTCAGTTTTAGTTTTTCAGGGTGATGAAGGAAATTCAGAAAATCTGTCAGAACTAATTTCAAGAGATCTACAATATCTATCAGATGGCGGTCGGAAAGGAGAATTCACATACACATGGGATGAAAAAAATAACAAAGTAACAATTTCTGGAGGATGGGAAGAACCATTCATAGAAATCAAAGGAAAAATTGTTCAAAAAGATAATTTGATTTATTTTGTGTATGGTGAAATGTTTAATCAAAACATGTCTGCTAAAACAAAAAATGAACTTAATCAAATTGTTGAAAGTTTTCATTTAATCTGAACAAACTCACGTCATAATCCTAGTCATTACCAACTAATTACGCACAAAACAAGTCTCATCGAGATAGAGTAAAAGGGAAATATTACAAAATTACTTTCATAAATGGACATGTTTCCATGAACACTAAAATTTTCAGAGATAGCAAAGTACTTTGGAGTTTCTTTAGTGTCAGTGCAGCTAT from Nitrosopumilus sp. encodes the following:
- a CDS encoding CRISPR-associated endonuclease Cas1, which codes for MPLTGQKNHYNIKFLKGYGHSISVKDSKIILKDNHDPFSEPQIESWYPNRMPYEKIVLSGNGYVSTEALAILSKNNQNVILVDPQGNPQCFMSGIMSSLTATNNRIAQYDTFRITEKRNYLSRQIVKSKIESQIRFLKLTDCDLVIPSIDKLDKH